Part of the uncultured Cohaesibacter sp. genome is shown below.
GGCTTTGAGCTGGCCAAGGAGCTGATCGAGGCCGAGAATAACGTCTTTATGGATCTCAAGCTGCTCGACATCGACAACACGATCGAGAAGGGGGTTGAGTCCATCCGTGCACTGGATGTGAAGTTCCTGACCATTCACGCCTACCCGAGCGCCATGCGGGCCGCCGTTGCCGGTCGTGGAAAAAGCGATCTCGAGCTGCTGGGTGTCACCGTTCTGACCTCGATGGATGATGAGGATCTGAAGGAAGCAGGCTACAGCTCCAACGCCATGGATCTTGTTGCCAAACGTGCCACCGCTGCCCGCGCTGCCGGGATGGACGGTATTGTCTGCGCCGCTCAGGAAGCCGCTGCCATGCGCAAGATCGTCGGCCCGGACATGTCGATCGTGACCCCCGGTATCCGCCAGGCCGGCACCAGCGCGGATGACCAGAAACGCGTCATGACACCGGGTCGGGCCATTGCAGAAGGGTCGGATTATCTGGTGGTTGGACGCCCGATTCTGGGAGCAAGAAAGCGCTCCATGACGGCCCTGTCGATCATCGCCGAGATCGAGGAAGCTCTCGAATCCCGCAGCTGATCCTGTTCGGCATCCGAAGTGCTTGATGTCATATCGGCACCGAAACAATTACTGAATATTATAGTCAGACGGCTGCTCAAACCTGTTTCGGGCGGCCGTTTTTCATTGATATGTGTAGGTTAGGCTGCGGGTTTCGCACGCCGATCTTCTCTTCAGAGAGTTCACTGTTACTGAAATGCAGGCAAACGGGCACCGCCAGACCCTCTCAGAGATGATCTGAGCAAGATATGAGGATTGAGACGGGCGGAATCCGGGTGTTGATGGCCTCATAGGGCCACGTTCAGGCGGTGCTTGGCCTTGGTGCCTGAAATTCGCCAAAGCGCCAGGCTTTGCGATGCTGCTGCACCTTGTGCATATAGATGGCCTGCCCGATTGCCAGACTGAGCGCCATGAGCAGGAGCCCCGGCAGGATCAATGCATAGAGGTAAAGATCCGGATGTGTGTTTAGATAGGCTTTCTGCGGCTTGTGCTGATTGACATGGGCCAGAATTGTCCGGCCAACCTCGTATCCGGCGATCATGCGCTTCACTTCCCCCGGAGATTGGGAGCGGATCGGTCGCAAGGAGACACGGGTTCCGGTGAAGGTCTGTCCGTCCTTCACATATTGATATTCGATCTTGGCCGAGAAGACCGGAGCGCCACCGTCCATTTTGGTCCGAACCACTTCGGCCCGGGTGACCGTGGCGGACACCTGATCCCAGCTTTTTGCCGTGTATGCAGTGAAATAATGTGCCATGCCGACAATCAGCAACAGCATTCCGACCACAATCATCAGGA
Proteins encoded:
- the pyrF gene encoding orotidine-5'-phosphate decarboxylase, which gives rise to MSSKSSIAAKDRLIVPLDVSSVEEAREIVMDLGDSVSFYKIGYQLAYAGGFELAKELIEAENNVFMDLKLLDIDNTIEKGVESIRALDVKFLTIHAYPSAMRAAVAGRGKSDLELLGVTVLTSMDDEDLKEAGYSSNAMDLVAKRATAARAAGMDGIVCAAQEAAAMRKIVGPDMSIVTPGIRQAGTSADDQKRVMTPGRAIAEGSDYLVVGRPILGARKRSMTALSIIAEIEEALESRS
- a CDS encoding DUF3592 domain-containing protein: MRYQPAYIYPGSQKVNRIPVEEPASWQFPSFKFHAHQHSSVRLARFLMIVVGMLLLIVGMAHYFTAYTAKSWDQVSATVTRAEVVRTKMDGGAPVFSAKIEYQYVKDGQTFTGTRVSLRPIRSQSPGEVKRMIAGYEVGRTILAHVNQHKPQKAYLNTHPDLYLYALILPGLLLMALSLAIGQAIYMHKVQQHRKAWRFGEFQAPRPSTA